In the Brassica napus cultivar Da-Ae chromosome A7, Da-Ae, whole genome shotgun sequence genome, one interval contains:
- the LOC111199427 gene encoding putative defensin-like protein 270, which yields MKSSKLHFVVLLIIISFILNIQSARILDDSSSDCEFKGPCQKKTDCYERCGVGKPPFKIALCEPYGNSRVCCCI from the exons ATGAAGTCTTCAAAATTGCATTTTGTTGTTCTTCTCATCATCATTTCTTTCATTCTTAATATTCAATCTGCTA GAATTCTCGATGATTCATCAAGCGATTGTGAATTCAAAGGACCTTGTCAAAAGAAGACAGATTGTTACGAGAGATGTGGAGTAGGAAAACCACCCTTCAAAATTGCTTTGTGTGAACCTTATGGAAATTCACGTGTATGTTGTTGTATCTAA